The Gemmatimonas phototrophica region GCGTGAATGGAAGGTGGCCTTTGACAGTACTGCCAGCGGCATCGTGGTGCTGGAGGAATCGCTCACGGTCAGCCGCTGCAACACACGGGCGGCCGAGTTGTGCGGCTTCAGCATTCCCGGGTTGCTGGGGCGTCGTTTCCGCGATGCGCTGGTTGGTGCCGGCGACTCACCGGAAGGGCACCAGCTTGACGCCTTCATTTCACGCGCGCTCATCGACGGTGTGCCGGTACGCGGCACCGTGCGCGACATGGCGACCGGGCGCTTGTTCTCGCTGCTGGCGGCGTCGCATCCCGATGGCGGGTGTGTCATCACGTTTGACGACGTCACCGAAACCGCCCGCCTGGCGGAGCAGCACCGCAAAGTCCTCGATACCGTCTCCGACGCGATTGTCATCACCGGGCTCGATGGGCGAATCATCTTCGCCAATCCGGCGGCGCATACCCTGTTCGGGCGGGGCAACCTTGTCGGGGAGTCCGCGTCGCGGCTGGTGTCAGATGGTTCGCGGCTGGAGGTCGAAGAGCATGAGCAGGCCGGCCGCCGCGGCGAAAGCCGTCGGTACGAATGCGAAGTCATGCACGCCGACGGGTCCGCACGCATCGTTCAGGTCAGTAGTGCACCGTTGCACGAATTGCACGAAGTCACCGGAACGGTGTCCTGTCTGCGCGATGTAACGGCGCAGCGCGCTGATGCTCAGGCGCGCCAGCGCAGCGAAGAGCTGTACCGCCGACTCGTGGAGAGTGCAACCGACGCCATCTTCACGGTGGACGCTGACGGCCGTTTCACCAGCGTCAATGCCGGCTTCCTCAAGGAAGCGGGGCTCTCGCGTGACCAGGTGCTGGGGCAGCATTATCTCGCGCTGGTGGATCCGATGGATCGCCCGGTGGCCGACCGCGAGATGCGCGCGACGCTCGCTGGCGAGCGGCGACGGGCCCAGGTCCGCTGCATTGGCGTGAGTGGATCACGACTGACCATGGTCACCACGGCCCCGTTCGAGGACAGCGGCCAGGTGGTTGGGGCGCTCGGCATTGTCCGGGACATCACGAACGACGAAGTCCGACGCGAGGCCACCCTGCAACAGGCGCGACTCGCGGCCGTGGGGCAGTCGTTGGGACGTGTGGCCAATGAACTGAACAATCCGCTGGCCAGCCTGCTGGCCGTGGCGGAATTGCAAATCAGTTCGCCCACGATGGGAAGCGAGGACCGTCGCGCCGTGTCACAGATTGTCGAGGAGGCCAGACGCGCCTCGCAGATCGTGGGGCAGTTGCTCGATACCACCGGCGAAGCGCCACAGTTGGGCGGTACGCGTGCCCCGGTGGATGTGACCACGGTGCTGAAGCGCGCGCTGGATCATCACAGCTACACCTTGCGTTCCCTCGATGTCACGGTGGAAAGCGACCTGGCGTCTGCCCTCCGATTGGTGGACGGCGACCGTCTGCAGCTGCAGCAGGTGATTTCCAATCTCATCACCAACGCCGAGCAGGCGTTGAGTGAACATCACGGGCGACGCGAACTGCGGGTGACCTCCGCCATGGATGGGGAGCGCGTTCGGATTACCGTGAAGGACTCCGGGCCCGGCATTCAGCCGCAGCACCTGAGCCGGCTGATGGAACCGATGTTCACGACACGCGGATCGCGTGGCCACCGCGGCCTCGGGCTCACGATCACGCACACGATCGTTCGTGACCATGGTGGGCACCTCGAGGTGCACTCCACGCCGGGAGACGGGGCCGAGTTTACCATCGTCCTGCCTGCCCTCCCGGCCCATGTGAAGGGGCCCAATGCCGCCGGCGGTACTGCGGCTCAGCTGGAAGTCACGCCGGTGGATACGCAGGCGATCCCTGATGAGCAGTCGCGTGGCGAGGCCATTCTGCTCATCGAAGATGAACACACGTTGCGCGCTGCCATCAGCCGGTTCCTGCGTAGCAGCGGGTACGTCGTGGAGGTCGTCGACAACGGCAGCGCGGCCCTCGACCTGCTCAATAGCAAGCGCTTCGATCTCATTCTGCTCGATTTGCGCATGAAGGGCATTACGGGGGAGGATGTGTACGAAACCATGCAGGCCATGCACCCGGAGCAGTCGTCCAAGGTGGTGTTCATGACCGGTGATCTGCACAGCCCTCAGGCCTCCCGCTTCATTCGTCTGACCGGACGCCCGGTGCTGGCCAAGCCGTTTACGCTGGCCGAATTGGCGCAACGCGTACAGCAGCTGCTGGCCTCCCAGTAGCGTCGCAGTAACTTTTCAGGGTGACTTCCCTGACGCTTTCCACCGCCGATCGCTTCACGGTGCGATCGGCCATTGCCCCGCTCCTTGGCGAGGCGAGGATTTCCGCCTCGCTCACCTCCCAGCTGCTGGGGGGCGAAGTCGTGCACCTGGTAGACGGTCGCGGCGATTGGCTGCGCGTGCGTGGTGCCGACGAGTACGAAGGCTGGACGCACGTGGGTTACCTCATGCCGTGCAACGGGACCGAGGGCACGTGGCGTATTTCGCTGGGGTGTGTCACCCGCGATGCGCACGGGACGACTCGGCGTTGGCCCTTGGGGGCGCGCTTGGCGCCAACACATGAGGTGCTTGACGGTGACGCCATTGCGTTGGAGGCCCGCGCCTCGCGTTTCCCGCGCGCCGTGCAGGCCATCGCCGACAGCGCCGCCACGCTGTTCACCGGCGCCAGCTATCAGTGGGGCGGTGTGACCCCCTGGGGCGTGGACTGCTCGGGGTTGGTGCAGCGCGTGCTGGCACTGCATGGCGTACCACTCCCGCGCGACGCCTGGCAGCAGGCTGAAGCCACCACGCCGGTGCACGACGATGCGGCGGCGCTGCATGCCCCCGGCGATCTCCTGTTCTTCTCGGACCGCGACGACCGCCGCATCACGCATGTCGGCATCTCGCTCGGCGAGCGTCGCATGGTCCACAGTGCGCTCACCCGCGGTGGAGTGGCCATTGAGCAGATGGACCAGGACGAGCCCTACGTGGCGCGACTGCGGGCGCAGTGCACCGGAGTGCACCGCATAGGGGGATAGGGCCGTCAGCTCACCATCGCCGGCGGCTGCGTGGGCAGCGCGGGCGCCTGACCGCCGTGTACCTGCAGCGTGCAGGTGGCGGTATGCTGTGATCCGACATTGATGATCATGCGATACTCGCCGGTGACATCGAGTGGCAGATCGAGCTGAATGATGACCGGCATGTCGATCTCACTCGTGCCGGCCGGTGCCGCGCCAACTTCGAGTTCGGCCTGTGAGCTCCACAATTCGTTGCCACGCGGATTCATCCAGCGCAACGTGAGCGGGTGGACTCCCACATCCTGTGAGGTGGCCTTGAGGCGCAACACGAAGGTGGTGCGGGGATGCAGGGTAGGGAACTGGCCAACCTGCACGGCGTCAAAGACGCCGAGGATGTTGAGCTTCCCTTCCTGGGAGATGTTCGCCGCGTCGGCGAAGAGCGCAAAGGAGACATGCATCCGGTGAAGATAACCCACCTCGCGCTACCCCGGGTGCCGCTGCCCTGCCTACATTGGAAGATGTCGTCTCCGTCCTCCTCACCGGCCGCCGCCGAGCGTCGCCAGCCTCCCGCCGTCGCGACCCCGAACGGGTTCGGTATGACGGACGCCGGCCTGGTGCTCATGGCGACCATCTGGGGAGTGAACTACAGCGTGGTGAAGGCCGGGCTGCAGGCCATGACCCCGCTGTCGTTCACTGCAGTGCGCATGGTGTTCGCGGCGCTCGTGCTCTTTGCCGTGGCGCAATTCATCCGCGATGCGTGGCCCTCGCGTCGCGATGCGCTCCAGCTGTTTCTGCTCGGCCTGCTGGGCAATGGCTTTTATCAGCTGCTGTTCATCTCGGGCATGGCCCGTACGCGGGCCGGTGTGGCCGCGCTCATCGTCGCCGCCGGGCCAGCCTGGATTGCCATCATGTCCCGCATGTTGGGGCGCGAACGCGTGTCGCGTCTGGGATGGGGCGGGATTGGCTTGCAGCTGGTGGGTGTTGTCTGCGTGGTGGGCAGTACGCAGGGGTTTGAAGGCGGCGAGCAGGGGCTCATTGGCGCCGTGCTCATCTCGGCCGGCAGTATCGCGTGGGCGCTGTACAGCGTGCTGCTGCAGCCGTACACGCAGCGGGCCCACGCCCTGCATCTCTCGGCCATTACACTCGCCAGTGGCGCGCTGATGATGGCCATCGTTGGCTTGCCTGACATGCTGCGTCTCGACTGGGGCGCGGTGAGTCGTACCGGTTGGGGGGCGGTCGCCTATTCGGCGCTGGGCGCCATGGTGGTGGGGTACATGTTGTTCTACCACGGCGTTCGGGTGCTGGGCCCCACCAAGACGGCCATGTATGGCAATCTCCAGCCCATCATTGCCATCGCCGTTGCGTGGGCCATGCTGCACGAGACGCCCACCAGCTGGCAGCTGCTCGGGGCTGGATTCATCATGGCGGGGCTGCTCGTCTCGCGGACTGCCAAAGTCCGACCGGCCCCGGAAGCCCTGGAGGAAGCGGCATGAAGGTGGTGTTGTTTGATATCGATGGCACGTTGCTGCGCACGGACGGTGCCGGGCGTCGCTCCATGGAGCATGCCCTGTTTACCGTGTTCGGGGCGCACGGCGATCCCGCGTATCGCTACGATGGCAAGACGGATCGCCAGATCACCCGCGAACAGATGCGCTGGGCCGGTGTCTCCGATGACGTGATTGACGCCCGCATGCACGACGTGTTCAGTCTGTACGCCGAACGGCTGGCGCAGGAACTGGCGAGCGGAACGGAGCAGGCCGTGCTCATGGAAGGAATTCCGCCGTTGCTCGAACGGCTCGGGGCGCACGAGCACGTCACCCTGGGGTTGCTCACGGGCAATATCGAGCAGGGCGCAAAGCAGAAAATTCACGCCGTGAAGCTGGCCTGGGAGCAGTTCCTGGTGAACGCCTTTGGCAGCGATCACGAACACCGGCCCATGTTGCCGGCCGTGGCGCAGCAGCGTGCCCAGGCGCTGCTGGGTCGGGAGATCCCCGGTGAACAGATGGTGATCATTGGCGATACGCCGGCTGATATCCATTGTGGTCGATCGCTCAACGTTCGCGCCATTGGCGTGGCGACGGGGCGCTACTCGGTGAGCGAACTGTTGGCGCACGACCCGGCGGCGGTGTTTGCCACGCTTGCCAATACGGATGCCGTGGTGGAGAGCATCCTCGCGTGACGATATACATGGCGGACCGGGTTGGCACTGTATGAACTCCCCGTCGGATTTCCCCCCCGATGCGCTGTCGGTGCAAGTCGTGGGCATTGTGCGCGGGCGCGAGATCAATGCCACGGCCGTCGTGACGCTCGATACGGCGGCGGTGGTGTTGTCGTGGCCCACGGCCGCCGCCTGGCGTCTGGAGCTCGACGGCATTGAAGGCGTGGGCACGGGCCCGTCGTCGCTGACGGTGTACTTGCGTGACCACGATGTGCTGGAGCTCTCCGGCAGCGACGCGTTGCGTCCGCTGGCACAGGCCATTGTCGATCGTGCCTGTCGCATGCCTGAGCTCACGCGCGGCCTGCGTGAGCTGGGCGCCGTGCGCCGTACGGATATCCGCGCCAACGGCCGCAGTCCCCTGCATACCGCGCACGATATGTGGTTCGCGCCGCTGCTCGCGGCGCGGCAGGCGGTACATGGAGTGAGCGATCCATCGCGGCAAGTCACGCTCATGGATGGCGCTGCGTTGACCGCGGCCATGTCGGCAGCCTCGGCGCAGATTGCCACGACGCTCGCGCCGGAGAACGCCGCCGAACAGCGTGCGCTGGAAGCCGCCATTGAAGATGAAGCGGCGCCGCTGTTTGCCGCGCTGGAGCGGTTACGGCTGGCGGGTCAGACGGTACAGACCGGTGCGACGGATACCCGCATTGCCGACTGGCGCCGGTGGGTAC contains the following coding sequences:
- a CDS encoding PAS domain S-box protein — protein: MIQTFTPSTATAIKSLHDMLDAIDRAESTGARVQVAANLLHEMGFDRVVLTLRDPSLNPTVVAHAGKTDMASLTGLGLKPLPGAVWRRRLPHLERFRVGDLCLLDGSDEWVAREFFGADPSPAGDGQSWLPTDLIVAIMRGPRQDVIGTIKLAGARDGRRPSDARRRDLAAIVRHLTARVSYDALEALAMLRHERLSLLQEAGASLTRSLDEQEIMRELARQVQRAIRCDGIAVLVPDLQHDILTTALRLLRGVERPRGQVRLGEGLVAEVARTGRPVRVGDREADRAREKAGLAPPLSMYDIVGESGAATSAVAVPIRVGIRLLGVLAVHSTNADMYTAEDEEMLATMASQAATAIANARRYAESERERRTTEALADVARAVGESLRLGEVLRLILRHAVSLLNVEGACIALRTGDYLHIVASIGTADVLSGVHLPINASLIGRSVLTNDLILVNEFSGDNALNRSVQHLMRIQRTLIAPFVTGGGTIGAISILNREKPFDGEDAKVLQRLADHVSVAIVNARLFEEIEKATREWKVAFDSTASGIVVLEESLTVSRCNTRAAELCGFSIPGLLGRRFRDALVGAGDSPEGHQLDAFISRALIDGVPVRGTVRDMATGRLFSLLAASHPDGGCVITFDDVTETARLAEQHRKVLDTVSDAIVITGLDGRIIFANPAAHTLFGRGNLVGESASRLVSDGSRLEVEEHEQAGRRGESRRYECEVMHADGSARIVQVSSAPLHELHEVTGTVSCLRDVTAQRADAQARQRSEELYRRLVESATDAIFTVDADGRFTSVNAGFLKEAGLSRDQVLGQHYLALVDPMDRPVADREMRATLAGERRRAQVRCIGVSGSRLTMVTTAPFEDSGQVVGALGIVRDITNDEVRREATLQQARLAAVGQSLGRVANELNNPLASLLAVAELQISSPTMGSEDRRAVSQIVEEARRASQIVGQLLDTTGEAPQLGGTRAPVDVTTVLKRALDHHSYTLRSLDVTVESDLASALRLVDGDRLQLQQVISNLITNAEQALSEHHGRRELRVTSAMDGERVRITVKDSGPGIQPQHLSRLMEPMFTTRGSRGHRGLGLTITHTIVRDHGGHLEVHSTPGDGAEFTIVLPALPAHVKGPNAAGGTAAQLEVTPVDTQAIPDEQSRGEAILLIEDEHTLRAAISRFLRSSGYVVEVVDNGSAALDLLNSKRFDLILLDLRMKGITGEDVYETMQAMHPEQSSKVVFMTGDLHSPQASRFIRLTGRPVLAKPFTLAELAQRVQQLLASQ
- a CDS encoding C40 family peptidase — encoded protein: MTSLTLSTADRFTVRSAIAPLLGEARISASLTSQLLGGEVVHLVDGRGDWLRVRGADEYEGWTHVGYLMPCNGTEGTWRISLGCVTRDAHGTTRRWPLGARLAPTHEVLDGDAIALEARASRFPRAVQAIADSAATLFTGASYQWGGVTPWGVDCSGLVQRVLALHGVPLPRDAWQQAEATTPVHDDAAALHAPGDLLFFSDRDDRRITHVGISLGERRMVHSALTRGGVAIEQMDQDEPYVARLRAQCTGVHRIGG
- a CDS encoding DUF6941 family protein, with the translated sequence MHVSFALFADAANISQEGKLNILGVFDAVQVGQFPTLHPRTTFVLRLKATSQDVGVHPLTLRWMNPRGNELWSSQAELEVGAAPAGTSEIDMPVIIQLDLPLDVTGEYRMIINVGSQHTATCTLQVHGGQAPALPTQPPAMVS
- a CDS encoding DMT family transporter, whose translation is MSSPSSSPAAAERRQPPAVATPNGFGMTDAGLVLMATIWGVNYSVVKAGLQAMTPLSFTAVRMVFAALVLFAVAQFIRDAWPSRRDALQLFLLGLLGNGFYQLLFISGMARTRAGVAALIVAAGPAWIAIMSRMLGRERVSRLGWGGIGLQLVGVVCVVGSTQGFEGGEQGLIGAVLISAGSIAWALYSVLLQPYTQRAHALHLSAITLASGALMMAIVGLPDMLRLDWGAVSRTGWGAVAYSALGAMVVGYMLFYHGVRVLGPTKTAMYGNLQPIIAIAVAWAMLHETPTSWQLLGAGFIMAGLLVSRTAKVRPAPEALEEAA
- a CDS encoding HAD family hydrolase; its protein translation is MKVVLFDIDGTLLRTDGAGRRSMEHALFTVFGAHGDPAYRYDGKTDRQITREQMRWAGVSDDVIDARMHDVFSLYAERLAQELASGTEQAVLMEGIPPLLERLGAHEHVTLGLLTGNIEQGAKQKIHAVKLAWEQFLVNAFGSDHEHRPMLPAVAQQRAQALLGREIPGEQMVIIGDTPADIHCGRSLNVRAIGVATGRYSVSELLAHDPAAVFATLANTDAVVESILA